The Micromonospora sp. WMMD961 genome has a segment encoding these proteins:
- the pcaF gene encoding 3-oxoadipyl-CoA thiolase, which yields MTVAYLVAGVRTPIGRYAGALAGIRPDDLAAHVIRELAARHPSVDWARVDDVVLGCANQAGEDNRNVARMAALLAGLPEEVPGSTVNRLCGSGLDALATAARSIVAGDAELVIAGGVESMSRAPFVMPKATSAYSRSAEVYDTTLGWRLVNPLMRDGWGVDSMPETAENVAAEYGVSRAEQDAFAYRSQQRAAKAQADGRFAEEIVAVSVPAGRRETRLVEVDEHPRETTLEKLAALPTPFRDGGTVTAGNSSGVNDGAVALLVASEAAVQRYGLTPLARVSGAAAAGVPPRIMGIGPVPATRKLLARVGVELGAVDVVELNEAFAAQSVAVLRELGLPVGAEHVNPNGGAIALGHPLGASGARLALTAALELRRRGGRRALATMCIGVGQGISLLLESAA from the coding sequence ATGACCGTGGCATACCTGGTGGCCGGTGTCCGCACCCCGATCGGCCGGTACGCCGGCGCGCTGGCCGGCATCCGCCCCGACGACCTGGCCGCGCACGTGATCCGCGAGCTGGCCGCCCGTCACCCGTCGGTGGACTGGGCGCGGGTGGACGACGTCGTGCTCGGCTGCGCCAACCAGGCCGGCGAGGACAACCGCAACGTGGCCCGGATGGCGGCGCTGCTGGCCGGCCTACCCGAGGAGGTGCCGGGCAGCACTGTCAACCGGCTCTGCGGCTCGGGCCTGGACGCGCTCGCCACCGCCGCCCGGTCCATCGTCGCCGGGGACGCGGAGCTGGTGATCGCCGGCGGGGTGGAGAGCATGAGCCGTGCGCCGTTCGTCATGCCGAAGGCGACGTCGGCGTACTCCCGCTCGGCCGAGGTGTACGACACCACGCTGGGCTGGCGGTTGGTGAACCCGCTGATGCGTGACGGGTGGGGCGTCGACTCGATGCCGGAGACGGCGGAGAACGTCGCCGCCGAGTACGGCGTCAGCCGGGCCGAGCAGGACGCCTTCGCGTACCGCTCGCAGCAGCGCGCGGCCAAGGCGCAGGCCGACGGCCGGTTCGCCGAGGAGATCGTGGCGGTGTCCGTGCCGGCCGGCCGTCGGGAGACCCGGCTGGTCGAGGTCGACGAGCACCCCCGGGAGACCACGCTGGAGAAGCTGGCGGCGCTGCCGACACCGTTCCGCGACGGCGGCACGGTGACCGCCGGCAACTCGTCGGGCGTCAACGACGGTGCGGTGGCTCTGCTGGTCGCCAGCGAGGCGGCGGTGCAGCGGTACGGCCTCACGCCGCTGGCTCGGGTCAGCGGCGCGGCGGCGGCCGGCGTACCGCCCCGGATCATGGGGATCGGCCCGGTGCCGGCGACCCGTAAGCTGCTCGCCCGGGTCGGCGTCGAGCTGGGTGCGGTGGACGTGGTGGAGCTGAACGAGGCGTTCGCCGCGCAGTCCGTGGCGGTGTTGCGGGAGCTGGGGCTGCCGGTGGGCGCCGAACACGTCAACCCGAACGGCGGCGCGATCGCGCTGGGGCACCCGCTCGGTGCCAGCGGCGCGCGCCTGGCGCTGACCGCCGCCCTGGAGTTGCGCCGCCGCGGAGGTCGCCGGGCTCTGGCCACCATGTGCATCGGTGTCGGTCAAGGGATCTCGCTGTTGCTGGAGTCAGCCGCCTAG
- the sigJ gene encoding RNA polymerase sigma factor SigJ, with protein sequence MSEDLPAESVGREEAERDESRILDSVAAERRRLMSLAFRMMGTLADAEDVVQETYVRWYRLEAEEREAIATPAAWLMRVASRISLDMLGSARARRETYVGQWLPEPVPSDLFADTAKEPTSSSHIAADPLDRVSLDDTVSMALLTVLESMTPAERVTFVLHDVFGVPFGEIASVVGRSPGAVRQLATSARRHVRGGRRARVSPQQHDEVVRAFRDATVGGNIEDLLRVLAPDVELRVDGGGFVNAAPQVIRGSDHVARWLMGVMRKQPALRFERRDTADGLGYILRNEGRRYGMATFDVSADCVTSVWLMLNPLKLTNW encoded by the coding sequence ATGTCGGAAGATCTTCCTGCCGAATCCGTTGGGCGTGAAGAAGCCGAGCGTGATGAATCGCGGATTCTCGATTCCGTCGCGGCCGAGCGACGCCGTTTGATGTCGCTGGCATTTCGCATGATGGGCACCCTGGCCGACGCCGAAGATGTTGTGCAGGAGACGTATGTCAGATGGTACCGCCTTGAGGCCGAGGAACGTGAAGCAATTGCCACGCCCGCTGCGTGGTTGATGCGAGTTGCGAGCCGCATCTCACTCGACATGCTGGGCTCCGCGCGGGCACGACGGGAGACGTACGTCGGACAATGGCTACCGGAGCCAGTCCCATCTGACCTCTTTGCGGACACAGCGAAGGAGCCAACGAGCTCCAGTCATATCGCCGCCGATCCGCTCGATCGCGTTTCCCTCGATGATACGGTCAGTATGGCTCTGTTGACGGTCCTCGAGTCGATGACCCCGGCAGAGCGAGTGACATTCGTGCTGCATGATGTGTTCGGCGTGCCGTTCGGCGAGATTGCCAGTGTTGTAGGCCGTTCACCAGGAGCCGTGAGGCAATTGGCGACGTCCGCACGTCGGCACGTTCGAGGAGGAAGGCGAGCCCGAGTTTCTCCTCAACAACATGATGAAGTTGTTCGGGCATTCCGCGACGCAACGGTTGGAGGGAATATTGAAGACCTGTTGCGCGTATTGGCCCCGGATGTCGAACTGCGAGTAGATGGCGGCGGATTCGTCAATGCCGCACCTCAGGTTATCCGTGGTTCGGATCATGTAGCGCGGTGGCTCATGGGAGTGATGCGTAAGCAACCCGCTCTCCGTTTTGAGCGACGAGACACGGCTGACGGTCTCGGATACATACTCAGGAATGAGGGGCGTCGATATGGGATGGCCACCTTTGACGTCAGCGCTGACTGTGTCACGAGCGTGTGGCTGATGCTTAATCCGCTGAAACTGACGAACTGGTGA
- a CDS encoding EAL domain-containing protein, with protein sequence MAAVPDHAGVDADRADVQGYAADWARAVRRLGFVPLSAAETERLLLVHTIRLAQAVRAEQFTARPAEEVGAALVEAHLTEPKALDWTLHALGADFPHRVLGVTDRPADLADRMAALQGGLAAGFARALRDRTFSQQERIARSAWQARDEVEQALRDSEARFRAVFTGAAIGIGIAGVDGRIIDVNQAFADMLGYSIEELCETNVAALFHADDAAGMWELYQELIEGKHDAVRVEKRYHRKDGSMVWTDLAVSLVRHDDGRPRFTVAMIEDITQRYELQQRLRFQALHDPLTGLPNRTLFFETLGRVLDSAGTGQRVGVCFLDLDGFKAINDSLGHDLGDQLLVMIGRRLNACVADHGHLVARMGGDEFVILVDGGDDVDDAVAVAEAALAAVAAPVHVGDHQLAVSASVGIVQCPAAETSPSELMKAADTTLYWAKAAGRGQWAVYDPERSARDIARSALVAGLPAALDRGEFVLHYQPIVSLLEGSMLAVEALVRWEHPELGLIGPDQFIGLAEETGLIVRLGEWVLRQACHDAERWWRDFPDARLVVSVNLAARQADDPAIVETVADALHTSGLPADLLQLELTESAVMGSADEPLRSLYRLAALGVRLAVDDFGTGYSNLAYLRRLPIHCLKLAGPFVEGIRADGAADHRDERIVDALVRLAHALELWVTAEAVETGEQAERLRALRCDTGQGRFFGAPAPVDTITARLRGDVVP encoded by the coding sequence ATGGCCGCCGTCCCGGACCACGCGGGGGTGGACGCCGACCGGGCCGACGTCCAGGGGTACGCCGCCGACTGGGCCCGCGCCGTACGCCGCCTCGGCTTCGTCCCGCTCAGCGCGGCCGAGACCGAGCGGCTGCTGCTGGTGCACACGATCCGGCTGGCGCAGGCGGTACGGGCGGAGCAGTTCACCGCCCGCCCCGCCGAGGAGGTCGGCGCGGCGCTGGTGGAGGCGCACCTGACCGAGCCGAAGGCCCTGGACTGGACGTTGCACGCCCTCGGTGCGGACTTCCCGCACCGGGTGCTGGGGGTCACCGACCGGCCGGCGGACCTCGCCGACCGGATGGCGGCCCTGCAGGGTGGGCTGGCCGCCGGATTCGCCCGAGCGCTACGCGACCGTACGTTCAGTCAGCAGGAGCGGATCGCCCGCTCGGCCTGGCAGGCCCGCGACGAGGTCGAACAGGCGCTGCGCGACAGCGAGGCACGGTTTCGGGCGGTCTTCACCGGTGCCGCGATCGGGATCGGCATCGCCGGCGTGGACGGCCGGATCATCGACGTCAACCAGGCGTTCGCCGACATGCTCGGCTACTCGATCGAGGAACTGTGCGAGACCAACGTGGCGGCGTTGTTCCACGCCGACGACGCCGCCGGCATGTGGGAGCTGTACCAGGAGCTGATCGAGGGCAAGCATGACGCCGTCCGGGTGGAGAAGCGTTATCACCGCAAGGACGGCAGCATGGTCTGGACCGACCTGGCCGTCTCGCTGGTCCGGCACGACGACGGCCGGCCCCGCTTCACCGTCGCGATGATCGAGGACATCACCCAGCGGTACGAACTCCAGCAGCGGCTGCGCTTCCAGGCGCTGCACGACCCGCTGACCGGGTTGCCCAACCGGACGTTGTTCTTCGAGACGCTGGGTCGGGTCCTCGACAGCGCGGGCACCGGGCAGCGGGTCGGGGTGTGCTTCCTCGACCTGGACGGCTTCAAGGCGATCAACGACAGCCTCGGCCACGACCTCGGTGACCAACTGCTCGTGATGATCGGCCGGAGGCTTAACGCGTGCGTGGCCGACCACGGCCACCTGGTTGCCCGGATGGGCGGTGACGAGTTCGTGATCCTCGTCGACGGAGGAGACGACGTCGACGACGCGGTGGCGGTCGCGGAGGCGGCGCTGGCCGCCGTAGCGGCCCCGGTGCACGTCGGTGACCACCAGTTGGCCGTCTCGGCCAGCGTCGGCATCGTGCAGTGCCCGGCGGCGGAGACCAGTCCGTCCGAGCTGATGAAGGCGGCGGACACCACGCTCTACTGGGCGAAGGCGGCGGGCCGGGGCCAGTGGGCGGTCTACGACCCGGAACGCAGCGCCCGGGACATCGCCCGCTCGGCGCTGGTCGCCGGGCTGCCCGCCGCGCTGGATCGGGGCGAGTTCGTCCTGCACTACCAACCGATCGTGTCGCTGCTGGAGGGCAGCATGCTCGCGGTGGAGGCGCTGGTCCGGTGGGAGCACCCGGAGCTGGGCCTGATCGGGCCGGACCAGTTCATCGGCCTGGCCGAGGAGACCGGCCTGATCGTCCGGCTCGGCGAGTGGGTGCTCCGGCAGGCCTGTCACGACGCCGAGCGGTGGTGGCGGGACTTCCCCGACGCCCGGCTGGTGGTCAGCGTCAACCTTGCCGCGCGGCAGGCCGACGACCCGGCGATCGTGGAGACCGTGGCGGACGCGCTGCACACCAGCGGCCTGCCCGCCGACCTTCTCCAACTCGAGTTGACCGAGAGCGCGGTGATGGGCAGCGCCGACGAGCCGTTGCGCAGCCTGTACCGGCTCGCTGCCCTGGGTGTGCGGCTGGCCGTGGACGACTTCGGCACCGGGTACTCCAACCTGGCGTACCTGCGGCGGCTGCCGATCCACTGCCTGAAGCTCGCCGGCCCGTTCGTCGAGGGCATCCGCGCCGACGGTGCTGCCGACCACCGCGACGAACGGATCGTGGACGCGTTGGTGCGGTTGGCGCACGCGCTGGAATTGTGGGTGACCGCCGAGGCGGTGGAGACCGGGGAGCAGGCGGAACGGTTGCGGGCGCTGCGCTGCGACACCGGGCAGGGCCGGTTCTTCGGCGCCCCGGCGCCGGTCGACACGATCACCGCCCGGCTCCGTGGTGACGTGGTGCCGTGA
- a CDS encoding DUF456 domain-containing protein: protein MNLTDSQTAVTVVAGLAILAGIAGVVVPGLPALPLCWGGVLLWAIFGGAGMGGWAVFAAATVAAAGGVVIKYAWPGRNLKRTGVPTSTLLAGGVVGIIGFFVVPVVGLVLGFVGGVWAAERLRLGSNRLAWPSTVQALKAAGLSMLVEFLAALIIAALWVAGLLLT, encoded by the coding sequence GTGAACCTGACCGACTCGCAGACGGCGGTGACCGTGGTCGCCGGGTTGGCCATCCTGGCCGGGATCGCCGGCGTGGTGGTGCCGGGCCTGCCGGCGTTGCCGCTGTGCTGGGGTGGCGTGCTGCTCTGGGCGATCTTCGGCGGTGCCGGCATGGGTGGCTGGGCGGTGTTCGCCGCCGCCACCGTGGCCGCCGCGGGTGGCGTCGTGATCAAGTACGCGTGGCCAGGCCGGAACCTGAAACGCACAGGTGTGCCGACGTCCACCTTGCTCGCCGGCGGGGTGGTCGGCATCATCGGGTTCTTTGTGGTGCCGGTCGTCGGGTTGGTGCTCGGCTTCGTCGGCGGGGTGTGGGCGGCGGAACGCCTACGGCTCGGCAGCAACCGCCTCGCCTGGCCGTCCACTGTGCAGGCGCTCAAGGCCGCCGGCCTCTCGATGCTCGTGGAGTTCCTGGCCGCCCTGATCATCGCCGCCCTCTGGGTAGCCGGCCTCCTCCTGACCTAG
- a CDS encoding SAM-dependent methyltransferase → MPDGLPTEIDLTRPSAARVYDYFLGGAHNFEIDRQLAEQIASMTPNLAATMRSGREFLRRSVRVLLDAGIDQFLDIGSGIPTVGNVHEVAQGKNPKARVVYVDIDPVAVAHSRELLAGNELTGVIHADLREPERILAETRQLGLIDFSRPMGILLAGVVHFIPDGDGPERILAALRAAAAPGSFLVISHSTFEDQPQEMLDAQRLSARTDTEITLRSRDQVTGFFGDWTVLEPGVVHMPLWRPDSPSEVDDHPERFGAFGGVARYDQPAG, encoded by the coding sequence ATGCCCGACGGACTGCCGACCGAGATCGATCTGACCAGGCCGAGCGCGGCCCGGGTGTACGACTACTTCCTTGGCGGGGCGCACAACTTCGAGATCGACCGGCAGTTGGCCGAACAGATCGCGAGCATGACCCCGAACCTCGCCGCCACCATGCGGTCCGGCCGTGAGTTCCTACGACGGTCCGTCCGGGTGCTGCTCGACGCCGGAATCGACCAGTTCCTCGACATCGGCTCCGGAATTCCTACCGTCGGCAACGTGCACGAGGTGGCGCAGGGGAAGAACCCCAAGGCCCGGGTGGTGTACGTCGACATCGACCCGGTGGCGGTGGCGCACAGCCGGGAGTTGCTCGCGGGCAACGAGCTGACCGGGGTCATCCACGCCGACCTGCGTGAGCCGGAGCGGATCCTCGCCGAGACCCGGCAGCTCGGGTTGATCGACTTCAGTCGACCGATGGGCATCCTGCTGGCCGGGGTGGTGCACTTCATCCCCGACGGCGACGGGCCCGAGCGGATCCTGGCCGCCCTGCGGGCCGCTGCCGCGCCGGGCAGTTTCCTGGTCATCTCGCACTCCACGTTCGAGGACCAGCCGCAGGAGATGCTCGACGCCCAGCGTCTCTCCGCGCGCACGGACACCGAGATCACCCTGCGCTCCCGCGACCAGGTGACCGGCTTCTTCGGCGACTGGACGGTCCTGGAGCCGGGCGTGGTGCACATGCCGCTCTGGCGTCCCGACTCACCGTCCGAGGTGGACGATCACCCGGAGCGGTTCGGCGCCTTCGGTGGCGTCGCCCGGTACGACCAGCCCGCCGGCTGA
- a CDS encoding NmrA family NAD(P)-binding protein yields the protein MKVFIAGGRGRVGSPLADKLEARGVEVVSGGLADGIDVISGEGLAGALVGVDTIVNVLNTPRFDAEGAISFFEGAINNLNAEGKRAGVRHHVLLSIVGVGQGDASEIGYYLGKVAQEKAARSSSIPATIIRATQFQSYIPILIDQHTVDGKVFAPRSFIQPVELDEVIELLAEAATTLEPGSEVEIAGPDRFYHDDLFRATLADRGDDREVVTVDAEGAPDTMVPRGAHRVGTVRYPVSGIPLA from the coding sequence ATGAAGGTCTTCATCGCTGGTGGGCGCGGCCGTGTCGGCTCCCCCCTTGCTGACAAGCTGGAGGCCAGGGGCGTCGAGGTGGTCTCGGGAGGACTTGCTGACGGGATCGACGTGATCTCTGGCGAGGGGCTCGCCGGTGCCCTCGTCGGAGTCGACACCATCGTGAACGTCCTGAACACCCCCCGTTTTGATGCGGAGGGGGCCATTTCGTTCTTCGAGGGAGCGATCAACAATCTGAATGCGGAGGGCAAGCGGGCAGGTGTGCGTCATCACGTCCTGCTCTCCATCGTCGGCGTCGGACAAGGAGACGCGTCTGAGATTGGGTACTACCTCGGCAAGGTAGCGCAGGAGAAGGCCGCACGATCCAGTTCGATCCCCGCAACCATCATCCGAGCCACTCAGTTCCAGAGCTACATTCCCATCCTCATTGACCAGCACACTGTGGACGGAAAGGTTTTCGCTCCCAGGTCGTTCATCCAGCCCGTCGAGCTGGACGAGGTCATTGAGCTGCTCGCCGAGGCTGCCACGACATTGGAGCCGGGAAGCGAGGTCGAGATCGCTGGACCCGACCGCTTCTACCACGATGACCTCTTCCGTGCCACGCTGGCTGATCGCGGAGACGACCGCGAGGTTGTGACCGTGGACGCGGAAGGGGCACCCGATACCATGGTTCCACGTGGCGCTCACCGGGTAGGCACTGTGCGGTACCCCGTTTCAGGAATCCCCCTCGCCTGA